In Ochrobactrum vermis, the following proteins share a genomic window:
- a CDS encoding 3-ketoacyl-ACP reductase, producing the protein MNRQRPVALVTGGRRGIGLGIARALAAKGFDLAITDVENDEAVIHELRGMGGKVAFFKGDLAAVETHEATIAAVLKEFGSIDCLVNNAGMGSVERGDFLGLKPENFDTIMGVNLRGTVFFTQGVVKAMLAVTDVRFPRSIVTISSVSSVMSSPERLDYCISKAGLTAFVLGLALRLAEARIGVFEVRPGIIRTDMTAKVAKRYDRLIDGGLVPMKRWGEVGDVGAIVAGLAGGNFIFATGSVINADGGLSIAKL; encoded by the coding sequence ATGAACCGTCAAAGACCTGTGGCGCTGGTAACCGGCGGACGTCGCGGCATCGGGCTTGGCATTGCCCGCGCCCTGGCGGCAAAGGGTTTCGATCTGGCGATTACCGATGTTGAGAACGACGAGGCCGTCATCCACGAATTGCGCGGCATGGGTGGCAAGGTGGCCTTCTTCAAAGGCGATCTCGCTGCTGTTGAAACGCACGAAGCGACGATTGCTGCTGTGCTGAAGGAGTTTGGCAGCATCGATTGTCTCGTCAACAATGCGGGCATGGGGTCTGTCGAGCGGGGCGATTTTCTTGGGCTGAAGCCTGAAAATTTCGACACCATCATGGGGGTCAATCTGCGTGGCACAGTGTTTTTCACGCAAGGCGTGGTGAAAGCCATGCTGGCGGTCACCGATGTGCGTTTTCCACGCAGCATCGTGACGATCAGTTCGGTTTCATCGGTGATGAGTTCGCCGGAAAGGCTCGATTACTGCATCAGCAAGGCGGGGCTGACCGCCTTTGTGCTGGGGCTGGCGCTGCGTCTGGCCGAGGCGCGGATCGGTGTGTTCGAAGTGCGACCGGGCATCATTCGCACCGACATGACGGCGAAGGTCGCCAAGCGCTACGACAGGCTGATCGACGGCGGGCTGGTGCCGATGAAACGCTGGGGCGAGGTGGGCGATGTTGGCGCTATCGTGGCCGGGCTTGCGGGCGGCAATTTCATCTTCGCCACCGGGTCGGTGATCAATGCCGATGGCGGCCTTTCGATAGCAAAGCTTTAG